From Lewinellaceae bacterium:
AACTTTTTAACCGCTGAATGCTCCCAACGCATCAACTCTAATAGAAAGGGAGCTGCGGAAAGTTGCCCACCCAATTAGTAAACAAAGAGCCTGTGGAGGTTTTAGCTCCGGCAGGCCTTAAATCGAGCAAGGTAAAACTATGGCTGATATCATTCAGCTGCTACCCGACGCTATTGCCAACCAGATTGCCGCAGGTGAGGTCATCCAGCGTCCGGCTTCAGTGGTTAAGGAGTTAATGGAAAATTCGATCGATGCCGGAAGCACGAGTATCAAGCTGGTTGTCAAAGAAGCCGGCAAGACGCTCATTCAGGTGATCGACAACGGCTGCGGCATGACCGAGACAGACGCCCGCATGTCGTTCGAACGGCACGCCACGTCCAAAATCCGGCAGGCCAAAGACCTGTTCGCCATCCGCACCATGGGTTTCCGGGGAGAAGCGATGGCATCTATCGCCGCCATCGCCCACGTGGAGATGCGCACCCGGCGGCAGTCCGACGAACTGGGTACGCTGCTCCAGTTGGAAGGCTCGGAGGTGAAGAGCCAGGAAGCCTGCCAGTGCGCTGCGGGCACCGCCATATCGGTAAAGAACCTCTTTTTCAACGTGCCGGCGCGCCGCAACTTCCTCAAGTCCAATTCCCTGGAGATGCGCTACATCATCGACGAATTCCAGCGCATCGCCATTGCCAATGCAGATGTTTTCTTTTCCCTGCACCACAACGGCTCGGAAGTATTCCACCTGCCGCCCAGCAACCTCCGCCAGCGCCTGATCGGCATATTCGGGGCCAATTCCAACAAAAAACTGGTGCCGGTAGCGGAAGAAACGGATATCCTGAAACTCTCCGGCTTTGTGGGCAAGCCTGAATTTGCCAAAAAAACCAGAGGGGAGCAATACTTTTACGTCAACAACCGCTTTATAAAAAGCTCTTACCTCAACCACGCCGTGGCCAGCGCCTACGAAAAGCTGCTGCCGCAGGATACGTATCCGCTCTATGTCATCTTCATGGATACCGACCCGGCGCGCATCGACATCAACGTGCATCCCACCAAGCAGGAGATCAAATTCGAGGATGAACGGCTGGTCTACAACTACCTCAAAGTGGCCGTCCGCCATTCCCTGGGTCAATACAGCATCATGCCTACCCTCGATTTCGATACCAATACCAACTTCGGCCGCTCCGCCCAGATCAAGCCCAGGCCCCGGCGCGACGAGACAGTGCGCTCCGCCGGCTCCTCGCCCACTCCTTCCAACCGCCCCACGCCGGCCGGAGACAGCGCCCAGCGCGCCAACAACCTCAAAAACTGGCAGGAATTATACGAAGGGCTGGAAGAATTCGACCAGGCGGGAAAAACGGACGGCGCCAGCGCTACTCCGCTAACCCTGGAAAGCAACTGGCACCAGGAGCCAACGCAGGCGGAAGGTACGGGCACAACCGGCATAGAACAGCAGCAGCGAAAAGAACCGTATCAGGTGCACAATACGTACATCATCAGCCAGATCAAATCGGGCGTATTGCTGATCGACCAGCAGTCGGCCCACGAACGCATCCTCTACGAACGTTTTCTCGACGTGCTGAAACAACAGAAGGCCTCTACCCAAAACCAGTTGTTCCCCCGCACGCTGACCCTCTCCCCGAACGACGCCACCCTGCTCAAGGAAATCCTCCAACAGGTCAACCTGCTGGGCTTCGACGTTCAGGAGTTTGGCGTCAATACTTTTGTGATCAACGGGCTGCCGTCGGAAATGGCCGGGAAACAGGACGAAGTCGAAGTGATAGAATCGCTGCTGGAGCAGTATAAGCGGGATATGGATATGAAACTCGATACCCGGGAGCACATCGCGCGCGCCATGGCCCGCAGCGCCGCCATTAAGCGGGGGCAACTGCTCAGCACCGCCGAGATGCAGGCGCTGATCGACCAGCTGTTTGCCTGCCAGGCGCCTTTCAAGACCCCCACGGGCCGCAATTGCTTCATCACCTTCGAGTTGGACGAGCTGGCCAAACGATTTGAAGGTTGAAGTGTTCCTTTATCATAATTTACTTACAGCCGTACTTTTATGTTTAGGATAACCGACGTTGTTAAGCACCTGCTCATCATCAATGTACTGATGTACTTCGCCACCCTGCTGATGGGCGAGCCCTCCTGGGGCGCTTCGATCGACAATATGGAATGGGGCCGTTACCAACTGGCGATCTTCTACCCTACCTCTCCGTTCTTTCAGCCCTACCAGATCGTTACGCACATGTTCATGCATGCCGATATTACGCACTTGTTTTTCAATATGTTCGGCCTGTTCATGTTCGGTCCTCCGCTGGAGGCGGCCCTGGGGCCCAAGCGGTTTTTGTATTTTTACTTTTTCACCGGCTTCGGCGCCTTGGCGCTCCACCTGTTCGTCAAATTCATCGAGCTGAATTACCTCGGCGCCGACCCGATCATCATACATTATCCGGCATTGGGAGCCTCCGGCGCCATCTTCGGCCTGCTGGCCGGTTTCGGGACGCTTTTCCCCAATCAGGTCATACAGCTGCTCTTCCCCCCCATTCCGATGAAAGCCAAATACTTCGTGCTCATCTACGGGGGCATCGAATTGTTCATGGGCTTCGGCGGGGTTGGTTCCGGCGTTGCGCATTTTGCTCACGTAGGAGGCGCCATATTTGGATTCTTGTTAATTTTGTACTGGCAAAGGTAT
This genomic window contains:
- the mutL gene encoding DNA mismatch repair endonuclease MutL, coding for MADIIQLLPDAIANQIAAGEVIQRPASVVKELMENSIDAGSTSIKLVVKEAGKTLIQVIDNGCGMTETDARMSFERHATSKIRQAKDLFAIRTMGFRGEAMASIAAIAHVEMRTRRQSDELGTLLQLEGSEVKSQEACQCAAGTAISVKNLFFNVPARRNFLKSNSLEMRYIIDEFQRIAIANADVFFSLHHNGSEVFHLPPSNLRQRLIGIFGANSNKKLVPVAEETDILKLSGFVGKPEFAKKTRGEQYFYVNNRFIKSSYLNHAVASAYEKLLPQDTYPLYVIFMDTDPARIDINVHPTKQEIKFEDERLVYNYLKVAVRHSLGQYSIMPTLDFDTNTNFGRSAQIKPRPRRDETVRSAGSSPTPSNRPTPAGDSAQRANNLKNWQELYEGLEEFDQAGKTDGASATPLTLESNWHQEPTQAEGTGTTGIEQQQRKEPYQVHNTYIISQIKSGVLLIDQQSAHERILYERFLDVLKQQKASTQNQLFPRTLTLSPNDATLLKEILQQVNLLGFDVQEFGVNTFVINGLPSEMAGKQDEVEVIESLLEQYKRDMDMKLDTREHIARAMARSAAIKRGQLLSTAEMQALIDQLFACQAPFKTPTGRNCFITFELDELAKRFEG
- a CDS encoding rhomboid family intramembrane serine protease, with the translated sequence MFRITDVVKHLLIINVLMYFATLLMGEPSWGASIDNMEWGRYQLAIFYPTSPFFQPYQIVTHMFMHADITHLFFNMFGLFMFGPPLEAALGPKRFLYFYFFTGFGALALHLFVKFIELNYLGADPIIIHYPALGASGAIFGLLAGFGTLFPNQVIQLLFPPIPMKAKYFVLIYGGIELFMGFGGVGSGVAHFAHVGGAIFGFLLILYWQRYGSRLL